Below is a genomic region from Trichoderma asperellum chromosome 2, complete sequence.
TCAGTAACACGAAGCGTGACGCCAGAGAAGCTACAATCTGAAGCGTTCCGCCCACCAATGTATCTGATACTGATTATTTGCCCCCAGACACACAGTCGTGAAGCAACTGCACAGCACATTGAGATGACCTTACCAAAAGATGTACCTCATCAGATAACTGCTGTCGGCAGTGTCGAAGAGGCTGAAAAGTTTATCGGAGGCGATGACCCAATCCGGTTCACTCATATTGTCATCAATCTAGGCGAAGCAGAGGCCGTCATTAGTGTCATGGATCAAATTACCAAATCTCAAAAGATGGACAGCACAATGATTTTGATCCTCTCGGACTCTGTTCAGCGCCAGGCTGTGATGAGATATGCGTCTGGAACCAAATATGAGAAACTCTTCTCAGACAAGCTGGTCAATTTCATCTATAAGCCTGTCAAACCATCACGCTTTGCTGTCATCTTCGACCCGGATAAGATACGGGATTTGAGCACGGACTGGAATAGATCCACCGcgcagcagatgctggaGAGCCAAAAAGCTAGCTCCTTGGATCTTCAAAAGCGTATGGGCAATAAGGGCTTCAGAGTTCTCCTGGTGGAGGATAATCCAGTCAACCAGAAAGTGATGATGAAATTTCTCAAGAAAGTTGGCCTCGATGTGGACATTGCAGTAGACGGAGAGGAGTGCATAGAGCGAGTTTTATCGAAGCCGCATAGTCATTACTCTCTCATACTGGTAAGTTTGAtacccccccccctttttttttttttttggttgaaTTGTAGTCCTCGGCTAACATCTGGCACAGTGTGATCTGCATATGCCACGCAAAGATGGCTACCAGGCCTGCCGCGAAATTCGCGAGTGGGAGCTGTTGGGTAGTTATCCCGCGATGCCCATCATTGCCCTTTCTGCAAACGTAATGTCAGACGTCCAAGAGAAGTGCGTTGCAGCTGGATTCAGCGACTATGTGACGAAACCTGTGGACTTTATTGATCTCAGCAGAGCTATGGCGCGATTTTTTTAAACGTGACAGCTTGCTATTGGTATATGCGAGGAGGATACCAGGCGAGTCTCTTCTACCTGATAGCCGTGACTGGCAGAGGGAAAACTTTCTCTCACTGGAAACGGAACCATTACTCATCttatctccttttttcccttctgcttcttaTAAACCTGGTTCATTTCTGGCCTCATTCCACAATGATGTGTGTCAAGGGACCTTTTTCTTGGCGGTGATTGGCGGCTTTTTAGAGGGTGTACCGGCGAACTATTTCATTTCTTGCCCCCtagtttttctttgcttttcattcatcttttttttttgttttaaatcttccttcttttttatctggCTCTTCAAAATTAGGCTGGATGGAACCGAAGAGCTAGGCAGTCTTGTGATACCACATTATGTAGCAAGCACCACCATGCCTTGGGGATTTCTTTCGACATATTTTTTTGACCACCTTGACCAATTCTCACGGTGATCATGCTGTTGAAATGGCGAGACGGAAAGGGATTAAGTTGTACTGCTCGTATTTTTCTtactctattttcttttttgctgctttttcttctctctgttcTTAGCGCTGGGCATCAGAATAGCAAGACAGGGGTAAAGACTAGGGAGGCATTATTTAGGGCAAAGGCTAGGCAAAGCCAAAGGCAAAAACAAAGGCATATGTTTACATAAAGGATTTAGGAATGGATGGAGCctgttttgttttatatGCTCGAGGGAAGCGAGGCATGTAGAGTCGCAGCGACAACTCTGGCGTGCAAAAAATGGCTGcgtgttttttttatgtctTCTTTACTGCTCTGTTGATATTATGGGATCTATTTTAGCCTCGAAACccaatttctttcttcttttactaCATTTCTCctccccttttctccttttgccttttcctctctcttcttcttggccttgtcagTGTGCGTGTTGTATGCTTGATTTTGGTCTTGtgtattaaaataataatctaatgATTATGGTCAATTTTGCTTTGATCTGGgaaaagcagaggaagaaataaGGGTAGTACTAACTCCCTTCACTATTTACAATGATGGATTTGGTTTGACCTGGAAAAGGGATGGATGAACAGATGGATGGCCCTGGCGGAAAATACAACAacggaataaaaaaaaaaaagaataaataaataaaaagtttaaagaTGATAGCTAGTTAAGCTTTGAAAAGAAATGCAATCATTGTCTATCAATGTCGAGGATTAAGTATCCGACATCTTTCAGTCACATTCATGGAGCTATAATATTCAAGATTCTCAGAAGACATCAATGTGGATATAGTATTTCATAAATCAATCTAACTCAATGTAGCCCAACGCTTTTATTTCCATTTATACAGCCAGGGAATCCAGTCTATATAGTGGTATCCaacaagaaaatagaaagaaaacagTGTCGATATCGCTTCGCCCGTTGCGCTTATTTAATCCAgagcttttattttcctcACTTTcctttccccctttttaGTATATGCTTCCTCTGATACTTCtgtcttctttctcagcCTTGTCCAAATCCTCCAACTTGGGGTCTGCGGCACCGCTGTGTGGCTCAGGCTCATCTCCAAGGCGATTTGCCAATCCCATACCGGGGTTGGCGCGAGAGTCTATGGAACCCATACGACGGCGAGTGGTTTCGTTATCTGATGCATCGGAATCACTTCCTGCAACAGAGGGATGGCCTGAATATGTACCGCCGAAATCTCGGCCAACGTGCAAATGAGCGGCTTTGAGGTGACGTATGCGGTCCTCTGCCGTGATGAAGGAGGGCGTGCCGTCGGGAGAAGAGACACTCCCGTCAATGGCTCGTGCTAAATCAATGTgaaccttcttcttcttttctttgggatTTTCTTTTGACGATTCTTCGCCATCTGCATCACCTTCATCGGAGCCACTCGATTTGTGTCGTTGCAATCTCCTTATGGCAAGATTTGTGCTACTACTGCCAGGGGTACTCTTATCAACTTGCTGCGGCTGGTTTTCTACCGCTCGATGGCTCTCATAATGAGCAACATGATTGCAGCCATTGGGACAGCCTCCCCAGCGACGAGTAACAACAAAGCTCTTGTTCTGCGCCAACTTCAGGTCATCCTTTGCAGTTTTGTCGGTCTTGTCCTCTTCacccttctccttctccttgattTGTTGCTCGCGTTCTCTCCGCAGTTCTGACCAGGTACGCAAATTATTCTCCAAGAGATATTTGCCGTTGTCTTGCTTGCGCATAATGAGGAACTCGCAGTGATTCACGTTTCGAAGGTCTTCGAAATATTCGACGGAAAAATGGTACCACTTCATGAGGAAGACACGAGACATGAGGCCATGAGTGACTATATCATTGAGTTAGCATGATAATACAcagttgaaaaaaaaaaaaaaaaaaaaaggcccccCATTTTGGCCAGCCAAGATGAAAACTCACCCAA
It encodes:
- a CDS encoding uncharacterized protein (EggNog:ENOG41); protein product: MAKPRLIILIRHAQSEGNKNRDIHQTIPDHRVKLTQDGWAQAHEAGRRLRKLLRPDDTLHFFTSPYRRTRETTEGILSTLTSDDPEPSPYRRSSIKVYEEPRLREQDFGNFQPCSAEMERMWQERADYGHFFYRIPNGESAADAYDRVSGFNESLWRQFGEDDFASVCVLVTHGLMSRVFLMKWYHFSVEYFEDLRNVNHCEFLIMRKQDNGKYLLENNLRTWSELRREREQQIKEKEKGEEDKTDKTAKDDLKLAQNKSFVVTRRWGGCPNGCNHVAHYESHRAVENQPQQVDKSTPGSSSTNLAIRRLQRHKSSGSDEGDADGEESSKENPKEKKKKVHIDLARAIDGSVSSPDGTPSFITAEDRIRHLKAAHLHVGRDFGGTYSGHPSVAGSDSDASDNETTRRRMGSIDSRANPGMGLANRLGDEPEPHSGAADPKLEDLDKAEKEDRSIRGSIY